Proteins from one Caulobacter sp. 73W genomic window:
- a CDS encoding MarR family winged helix-turn-helix transcriptional regulator translates to MAVTTMVSRLLAAELITRTPRSDDPRTLSLDLTDKGRSALVRLRAELDAINRTIEETLAPGEMEMLCPVLERLAANN, encoded by the coding sequence TTGGCGGTCACCACCATGGTGTCGCGCCTGTTGGCGGCGGAGCTGATCACCCGCACGCCGCGCAGCGACGATCCGCGGACCCTGTCGCTGGATCTCACCGACAAAGGACGCAGCGCCCTCGTCCGCCTGCGCGCCGAACTCGATGCGATCAATCGCACGATCGAGGAGACGCTGGCTCCAGGCGAGATGGAAATGCTCTGCCCCGTTCTGGAACGGCTGGCCGCGAACAACTAG
- a CDS encoding OmpA family protein, translating into MQLKSKGMIAVAMLAGAVAVSGCATKKYVNTQVGQVETRVSAHDGQIAELDRTSREALQRATAAGKLAEGKFVYSMVLSDDSVKFPVDKAALSPEAESRLAEFAEKLKADNKNVYLEIQGHTDATGAEDYNEKLGEARAEAVRKFLNKSGVPLNRMASISYGAEAPVAPNDNREGRAQNRRVVVVVLA; encoded by the coding sequence ATGCAGCTCAAATCGAAGGGCATGATCGCCGTGGCGATGCTTGCCGGCGCTGTCGCGGTCAGCGGTTGCGCCACCAAGAAGTACGTGAACACCCAGGTCGGTCAGGTCGAGACCCGCGTCTCGGCGCATGACGGCCAGATCGCCGAACTCGACCGCACGTCCCGCGAAGCCCTGCAGCGGGCCACCGCCGCCGGCAAGCTGGCGGAAGGCAAGTTCGTCTATTCGATGGTCCTGTCCGACGACAGCGTGAAGTTCCCGGTCGACAAGGCGGCCTTGTCGCCCGAGGCGGAATCCCGTCTGGCAGAGTTCGCTGAAAAGCTTAAGGCTGACAACAAGAACGTCTATCTGGAAATCCAGGGCCACACCGACGCCACGGGCGCCGAGGACTATAACGAGAAGCTGGGCGAAGCCCGTGCTGAAGCCGTCCGCAAGTTCCTGAACAAGAGCGGCGTGCCGCTGAACCGGATGGCCTCGATCTCCTACGGCGCCGAAGCGCCGGTGGCGCCGAACGATAACCGTGAGGGCCGCGCCCAGAACCGCCGCGTCGTTGTGGTGGTGCTCGCCTAG